The following proteins are encoded in a genomic region of Populus trichocarpa isolate Nisqually-1 chromosome 13, P.trichocarpa_v4.1, whole genome shotgun sequence:
- the LOC7465625 gene encoding origin of replication complex subunit 3 isoform X2 — MAPSATASESLSPSTTVDTTENNLQPFFVLHRARSRKSEKKPTGTWKTRRRIDLSPSLPKNGENLDAEKAEAWDDCRHVSIRMEAFDDVWSKIKSTIKDVLRDVNTNVFNEIHHWVRESFNMITSFAIPTFPEATGSFPMVTDAASKQLFTGLVLTKNMEFVDDLLTFEELGSYLKSQGCHVANLSSLEFSVKNGIGGCLRSLLRQFLMVTVDAADVSILATWYREQGSCNYPVVIIIEDMERCSGSVLSDFILMLSEWVLKIPVVLIMGVATTLDAPKSILQSNALHHLCPCKFILGTPPERMDAVVEAVLVKQCSGFGISHKVAVFMRNYFVSQDGTITSFIRALKIACAQHFFMEPLSFMLWFLLGDDNLMLQGEKCGLSPELMLKHALNLPSYQSYGRNKIAKQHGETLVNGLAELKKLQCQWSIVILCLYEAGKCDKVTLLDLFCEALDPESFKSRAPDNGGGLENDSGVSSSDCYKHQQYHTTRNSGFICQAVRKLRDLPAVQLRKLLKGWEKYTVNVPQIHDKVKKLLSEMKFEDGKSLGQDLSTISKRHSSRKHLKIEDSKAVNEKAAKLLESMVRNYMQPLECVPFHEIVCFKNVNALQTALIGDPRRRIQVDLLDVRNIIRCSCCISSSNSLLPSMHDSSIMYTLAQEHGDLINLHDWYQSFKSIVICLSNKGKHGSNYSPSLKKRKATTEPAKPSEASIQARFCRAVTELQITGLLRMPSKRRPDYVQRVAFGL, encoded by the exons atggCGCCTTCTGCCACTGCTTCTGAGTCACTGTCTCCCTCGACGACGGTGGACACCACCGAGAATAATCTCCAG CCCTTTTTTGTTCTTCACAGAGCACGGTCTCGGAAATCGGAGAAAAAACCAACCGGAACCTGGAAAACCAGGAGGCGTATTGATTTGTCTCCATCATTACCTAAGAATGGTGAGAACTTAGACGCTGAGAAAGCTGAAGCATGGGATGATTGTCGGCATGTGAGCATAAGAATGGAAGCTTTTGATGATGTTTGGTCGAAGATCAAGTCAACCATTAAA GATGTTTTGAGGGATGTCAACACCAATGTATTCAATGAGATACATCATTGGGTTCGCGAGTCTTTCAACATGATCACATCATTTGCAATACCTACATTTCCTGAAGCAACGGGGTCTTTTCCAATGGTAACAGATGCTGCCTCTAAACAACTATTCACTGGGCTGGTTCTCACCA AAAATAtggagtttgttgatgatctgCTGACTTTCGAAGAGCTTGGATCATATTTGAAATCTCAAGGATGCCATGTGGCTAACCTTTCCTCACTGGAGTTTTCAGTGAAAAACGGTATTGGTGGTTGTCTAAGAAGTTTATTGAGACAGTTCTTAATGGTTACTGTAGAT GCAGCTGATGTATCCATCTTAGCAACATGGTACAGAGAACAAGGAAGCTGTAATTATCCAGTGGTCATAATAATAGAGGATATGGAGCGATGTAGTGGGTCTGTCTTGTCTGACTTCATCCTCATGTTAAG TGAATGGGTGCTTAAAATCCCAGTGGTTTTAATAATGGGAGTTGCAACAACTCTTGATGCTCCTAAAAGTATACTTCAGTCAAATGCGCTCCACCATTTGTGCCCTTGTAAATTCATTTTGGGAACTCCTCCAGAGAGAATGGATGCTGTTGTTGAGGCTGTTCTTGTGAAGCAGTGTTCTGGATTCGGTATAAGCCACAAGGTGGCAGTTTTTAtgagaaattattttgtaaGCCAAGATGGAACTATAACATCTTTCATAAGAGCTTTAAAG ATAGCATGTGCTCAACATTTCTTCATGGAACCCCTGAGCTTCATGCTCTGGTTTCTTCTTGGAGATGACAATCTG ATGTTACAAGGTGAAAAGTGTGGATTGTCACCAGAATTGATGCTCAAGCATGCTTTGAACCTTCCATCTTATCAGTCTTATGGAAG AAATAAAATAGCCAAACAGCATGGCGAAACTTTAGTAAATGGTTTGGCAGAATTGAAGAAATTGCAGTGTCAATGGAGCATTGTGATTCTG TGTCTATATGAAGCTGGAAAGTGTGATAAAGTCACACTGTTAGACCTATTCTGCGAGGCCCTTGATCCTGAATCATTCAAGTCAAGGGCTCCTGACAATGGTGGGGGCTTAGAAAATGACTCTGGAGTATCTTCAAGTGATTGTTACAAGCATCAGCAATATCATACTACACGGAATAGTGGTTTTATTTGTCAGGCAGTGCGAAAGTTGAG GGATCTTCCAGCAGTGCAGCTACGTAAGCTGCTGAAGGGTTGGGAAAAATATACTGTGAATGTCCCTCAG ATTCATGACAAAGTGAAGAAGTTGCTATCTGAAATGAAGTTTGAGGATGGCAAGAGTTTGGGGCAAGATTTAAGCACCATATCCAA GAGACATTCATCTCGTAAACATTTGAAAATTGAAGACTCCAAAGCAGTAAATGAGAAAGCTGCAAAGCTATTAGAGAGCATGGTTAG GAACTATATGCAGCCCCTTGAGTGTGTACCTTTCCATGAAATTGTCTGCTTTAAGAATGTCAATGCACTTCAAACA gctttaattggagaCCCAAGAAGAAGGATTCAAGTCGATCTTCTGGATGTTCGGAACATCATACGGTGCAGCTGTTGCATTAGCAGTAGCAATTCACTATTGCCATCGATGCATGATTCCTCAATAAT GTATACCTTGGCTCAAGAGCATGGTGATCTTATTAATCTTCATGACTGGTATCAATCTTTCAAATCAATAGTTATTTGCTTGAGCAATAAAGGGAAACATGGGTCAAACTATTCCCCGTCactgaagaaaaggaaagctaCCACTGAACCTGCAAAGCCAAGTGAGGCATCAATTCA AGCACGTTTTTGTAGGGCAGTTACAGAGCTCCAGATTACAGGGCTACTTCGGATGCCTAGCAAAAGACGGCCTGATTATGTGCAGAGAGTGGCCTTTGGACTTTAG
- the LOC7465625 gene encoding origin of replication complex subunit 3 isoform X1: MAPSATASESLSPSTTVDTTENNLQPFFVLHRARSRKSEKKPTGTWKTRRRIDLSPSLPKNGENLDAEKAEAWDDCRHVSIRMEAFDDVWSKIKSTIKDVLRDVNTNVFNEIHHWVRESFNMITSFAIPTFPEATGSFPMVTDAASKQLFTGLVLTKNMEFVDDLLTFEELGSYLKSQGCHVANLSSLEFSVKNGIGGCLRSLLRQFLMVTVDAADVSILATWYREQGSCNYPVVIIIEDMERCSGSVLSDFILMLSEWVLKIPVVLIMGVATTLDAPKSILQSNALHHLCPCKFILGTPPERMDAVVEAVLVKQCSGFGISHKVAVFMRNYFVSQDGTITSFIRALKCFQIACAQHFFMEPLSFMLWFLLGDDNLMLQGEKCGLSPELMLKHALNLPSYQSYGRNKIAKQHGETLVNGLAELKKLQCQWSIVILCLYEAGKCDKVTLLDLFCEALDPESFKSRAPDNGGGLENDSGVSSSDCYKHQQYHTTRNSGFICQAVRKLRDLPAVQLRKLLKGWEKYTVNVPQIHDKVKKLLSEMKFEDGKSLGQDLSTISKRHSSRKHLKIEDSKAVNEKAAKLLESMVRNYMQPLECVPFHEIVCFKNVNALQTALIGDPRRRIQVDLLDVRNIIRCSCCISSSNSLLPSMHDSSIMYTLAQEHGDLINLHDWYQSFKSIVICLSNKGKHGSNYSPSLKKRKATTEPAKPSEASIQARFCRAVTELQITGLLRMPSKRRPDYVQRVAFGL, encoded by the exons atggCGCCTTCTGCCACTGCTTCTGAGTCACTGTCTCCCTCGACGACGGTGGACACCACCGAGAATAATCTCCAG CCCTTTTTTGTTCTTCACAGAGCACGGTCTCGGAAATCGGAGAAAAAACCAACCGGAACCTGGAAAACCAGGAGGCGTATTGATTTGTCTCCATCATTACCTAAGAATGGTGAGAACTTAGACGCTGAGAAAGCTGAAGCATGGGATGATTGTCGGCATGTGAGCATAAGAATGGAAGCTTTTGATGATGTTTGGTCGAAGATCAAGTCAACCATTAAA GATGTTTTGAGGGATGTCAACACCAATGTATTCAATGAGATACATCATTGGGTTCGCGAGTCTTTCAACATGATCACATCATTTGCAATACCTACATTTCCTGAAGCAACGGGGTCTTTTCCAATGGTAACAGATGCTGCCTCTAAACAACTATTCACTGGGCTGGTTCTCACCA AAAATAtggagtttgttgatgatctgCTGACTTTCGAAGAGCTTGGATCATATTTGAAATCTCAAGGATGCCATGTGGCTAACCTTTCCTCACTGGAGTTTTCAGTGAAAAACGGTATTGGTGGTTGTCTAAGAAGTTTATTGAGACAGTTCTTAATGGTTACTGTAGAT GCAGCTGATGTATCCATCTTAGCAACATGGTACAGAGAACAAGGAAGCTGTAATTATCCAGTGGTCATAATAATAGAGGATATGGAGCGATGTAGTGGGTCTGTCTTGTCTGACTTCATCCTCATGTTAAG TGAATGGGTGCTTAAAATCCCAGTGGTTTTAATAATGGGAGTTGCAACAACTCTTGATGCTCCTAAAAGTATACTTCAGTCAAATGCGCTCCACCATTTGTGCCCTTGTAAATTCATTTTGGGAACTCCTCCAGAGAGAATGGATGCTGTTGTTGAGGCTGTTCTTGTGAAGCAGTGTTCTGGATTCGGTATAAGCCACAAGGTGGCAGTTTTTAtgagaaattattttgtaaGCCAAGATGGAACTATAACATCTTTCATAAGAGCTTTAAAG TGTTTTCAGATAGCATGTGCTCAACATTTCTTCATGGAACCCCTGAGCTTCATGCTCTGGTTTCTTCTTGGAGATGACAATCTG ATGTTACAAGGTGAAAAGTGTGGATTGTCACCAGAATTGATGCTCAAGCATGCTTTGAACCTTCCATCTTATCAGTCTTATGGAAG AAATAAAATAGCCAAACAGCATGGCGAAACTTTAGTAAATGGTTTGGCAGAATTGAAGAAATTGCAGTGTCAATGGAGCATTGTGATTCTG TGTCTATATGAAGCTGGAAAGTGTGATAAAGTCACACTGTTAGACCTATTCTGCGAGGCCCTTGATCCTGAATCATTCAAGTCAAGGGCTCCTGACAATGGTGGGGGCTTAGAAAATGACTCTGGAGTATCTTCAAGTGATTGTTACAAGCATCAGCAATATCATACTACACGGAATAGTGGTTTTATTTGTCAGGCAGTGCGAAAGTTGAG GGATCTTCCAGCAGTGCAGCTACGTAAGCTGCTGAAGGGTTGGGAAAAATATACTGTGAATGTCCCTCAG ATTCATGACAAAGTGAAGAAGTTGCTATCTGAAATGAAGTTTGAGGATGGCAAGAGTTTGGGGCAAGATTTAAGCACCATATCCAA GAGACATTCATCTCGTAAACATTTGAAAATTGAAGACTCCAAAGCAGTAAATGAGAAAGCTGCAAAGCTATTAGAGAGCATGGTTAG GAACTATATGCAGCCCCTTGAGTGTGTACCTTTCCATGAAATTGTCTGCTTTAAGAATGTCAATGCACTTCAAACA gctttaattggagaCCCAAGAAGAAGGATTCAAGTCGATCTTCTGGATGTTCGGAACATCATACGGTGCAGCTGTTGCATTAGCAGTAGCAATTCACTATTGCCATCGATGCATGATTCCTCAATAAT GTATACCTTGGCTCAAGAGCATGGTGATCTTATTAATCTTCATGACTGGTATCAATCTTTCAAATCAATAGTTATTTGCTTGAGCAATAAAGGGAAACATGGGTCAAACTATTCCCCGTCactgaagaaaaggaaagctaCCACTGAACCTGCAAAGCCAAGTGAGGCATCAATTCA AGCACGTTTTTGTAGGGCAGTTACAGAGCTCCAGATTACAGGGCTACTTCGGATGCCTAGCAAAAGACGGCCTGATTATGTGCAGAGAGTGGCCTTTGGACTTTAG
- the LOC7465625 gene encoding origin of replication complex subunit 3 isoform X3 produces the protein MAPSATASESLSPSTTVDTTENNLQPFFVLHRARSRKSEKKPTGTWKTRRRIDLSPSLPKNGENLDAEKAEAWDDCRHVSIRMEAFDDVWSKIKSTIKDVLRDVNTNVFNEIHHWVRESFNMITSFAIPTFPEATGSFPMVTDAASKQLFTGLVLTKNMEFVDDLLTFEELGSYLKSQGCHVANLSSLEFSVKNGIGGCLRSLLRQFLMVTVDAADVSILATWYREQGSCNYPVVIIIEDMERCSGSVLSDFILMLSEWVLKIPVVLIMGVATTLDAPKSILQSNALHHLCPCKFILGTPPERMDAVVEAVLVKQCSGFGISHKVAVFMRNYFVSQDGTITSFIRALKCFQIACAQHFFMEPLSFMLWFLLGDDNLMLQGEKCGLSPELMLKHALNLPSYQSYGRNKIAKQHGETLVNGLAELKKLQCQWSIVILCLYEAGKCDKVTLLDLFCEALDPESFKSRAPDNGGGLENDSGVSSSDCYKHQQYHTTRNSGFICQAVRKLRDLPAVQLRKLLKGWEKYTVNVPQIHDKVKKLLSEMKFEDGKSLGQDLSTISKRHSSRKHLKIEDSKAVNEKAAKLLESMVRNYMQPLECVPFHEIVCFKNVNALQTMHKLSELTGLYVEI, from the exons atggCGCCTTCTGCCACTGCTTCTGAGTCACTGTCTCCCTCGACGACGGTGGACACCACCGAGAATAATCTCCAG CCCTTTTTTGTTCTTCACAGAGCACGGTCTCGGAAATCGGAGAAAAAACCAACCGGAACCTGGAAAACCAGGAGGCGTATTGATTTGTCTCCATCATTACCTAAGAATGGTGAGAACTTAGACGCTGAGAAAGCTGAAGCATGGGATGATTGTCGGCATGTGAGCATAAGAATGGAAGCTTTTGATGATGTTTGGTCGAAGATCAAGTCAACCATTAAA GATGTTTTGAGGGATGTCAACACCAATGTATTCAATGAGATACATCATTGGGTTCGCGAGTCTTTCAACATGATCACATCATTTGCAATACCTACATTTCCTGAAGCAACGGGGTCTTTTCCAATGGTAACAGATGCTGCCTCTAAACAACTATTCACTGGGCTGGTTCTCACCA AAAATAtggagtttgttgatgatctgCTGACTTTCGAAGAGCTTGGATCATATTTGAAATCTCAAGGATGCCATGTGGCTAACCTTTCCTCACTGGAGTTTTCAGTGAAAAACGGTATTGGTGGTTGTCTAAGAAGTTTATTGAGACAGTTCTTAATGGTTACTGTAGAT GCAGCTGATGTATCCATCTTAGCAACATGGTACAGAGAACAAGGAAGCTGTAATTATCCAGTGGTCATAATAATAGAGGATATGGAGCGATGTAGTGGGTCTGTCTTGTCTGACTTCATCCTCATGTTAAG TGAATGGGTGCTTAAAATCCCAGTGGTTTTAATAATGGGAGTTGCAACAACTCTTGATGCTCCTAAAAGTATACTTCAGTCAAATGCGCTCCACCATTTGTGCCCTTGTAAATTCATTTTGGGAACTCCTCCAGAGAGAATGGATGCTGTTGTTGAGGCTGTTCTTGTGAAGCAGTGTTCTGGATTCGGTATAAGCCACAAGGTGGCAGTTTTTAtgagaaattattttgtaaGCCAAGATGGAACTATAACATCTTTCATAAGAGCTTTAAAG TGTTTTCAGATAGCATGTGCTCAACATTTCTTCATGGAACCCCTGAGCTTCATGCTCTGGTTTCTTCTTGGAGATGACAATCTG ATGTTACAAGGTGAAAAGTGTGGATTGTCACCAGAATTGATGCTCAAGCATGCTTTGAACCTTCCATCTTATCAGTCTTATGGAAG AAATAAAATAGCCAAACAGCATGGCGAAACTTTAGTAAATGGTTTGGCAGAATTGAAGAAATTGCAGTGTCAATGGAGCATTGTGATTCTG TGTCTATATGAAGCTGGAAAGTGTGATAAAGTCACACTGTTAGACCTATTCTGCGAGGCCCTTGATCCTGAATCATTCAAGTCAAGGGCTCCTGACAATGGTGGGGGCTTAGAAAATGACTCTGGAGTATCTTCAAGTGATTGTTACAAGCATCAGCAATATCATACTACACGGAATAGTGGTTTTATTTGTCAGGCAGTGCGAAAGTTGAG GGATCTTCCAGCAGTGCAGCTACGTAAGCTGCTGAAGGGTTGGGAAAAATATACTGTGAATGTCCCTCAG ATTCATGACAAAGTGAAGAAGTTGCTATCTGAAATGAAGTTTGAGGATGGCAAGAGTTTGGGGCAAGATTTAAGCACCATATCCAA GAGACATTCATCTCGTAAACATTTGAAAATTGAAGACTCCAAAGCAGTAAATGAGAAAGCTGCAAAGCTATTAGAGAGCATGGTTAG GAACTATATGCAGCCCCTTGAGTGTGTACCTTTCCATGAAATTGTCTGCTTTAAGAATGTCAATGCACTTCAAACA ATGCACAAACTCTCTGAACTCACTGGCCTATATGTTGAAATATAA